A DNA window from Bacteroides cellulosilyticus contains the following coding sequences:
- a CDS encoding acyltransferase family protein translates to MQIESPKHPTDNCQLSTVNCQLRKRLLSLDVLRGITVVGMILVNNSGGKLSYDSLQHSAWNGLTLCDLVFPFFLFIMGISTYIALSKFHFQASGSVVRKILKRTLVILCIGWAIHWFHFICDGDFFPFAHLRLTGVLPRIALCYCVVSFVALYVNHKYIGWIIGFLIAGYAVLLYIGNGYAPDDTNLLAIIDRNVLGADHLYHKSPIDPEGLTSTLSAIAHTLIGFCCGKIILAKEALEQKTLKLFVAGFILMACGFLLTEALPLNKRIWSPTFVLVTCGLAAMLQSVLIYFIDMKEKKNWCRFFEIFGVNPLFLYVLSEVAAIVIGATGSKPVIYEGVHFLIIDPYLASAVYALAFTLLMGACGYPLYKKKIYIKI, encoded by the coding sequence ATGCAAATAGAATCCCCCAAACACCCTACAGATAATTGTCAATTGTCAACTGTCAATTGTCAATTGAGAAAGCGTCTGCTTTCTCTCGATGTGCTGCGCGGAATTACTGTCGTCGGTATGATTCTCGTCAATAATTCCGGTGGGAAGTTATCTTATGATTCTTTGCAACATTCTGCATGGAATGGGCTGACTCTTTGTGATCTGGTATTTCCGTTCTTTTTGTTCATCATGGGAATTTCCACTTATATCGCTTTGAGCAAGTTCCATTTTCAAGCATCTGGTTCAGTGGTCCGTAAGATACTGAAACGTACTCTTGTCATTCTATGCATCGGCTGGGCTATTCACTGGTTTCACTTTATTTGTGATGGAGATTTCTTTCCTTTTGCCCATCTTCGGCTTACGGGAGTTCTGCCGCGTATAGCCTTGTGCTATTGTGTAGTTTCCTTTGTAGCCTTGTATGTCAATCATAAATATATCGGCTGGATCATTGGTTTCCTTATCGCCGGGTATGCCGTTTTGCTTTATATAGGCAACGGATATGCACCGGATGATACAAACCTTCTGGCTATCATAGACCGGAATGTATTAGGTGCAGACCACCTTTATCATAAAAGCCCGATAGATCCGGAAGGACTTACCAGTACCCTTTCTGCCATCGCTCATACATTGATCGGCTTCTGTTGTGGGAAAATCATCCTGGCTAAGGAAGCTTTGGAACAGAAAACACTGAAATTGTTTGTTGCAGGCTTTATTCTGATGGCGTGCGGTTTTTTGCTGACAGAGGCTTTGCCGTTGAATAAGCGTATCTGGTCGCCTACATTTGTGTTAGTCACTTGTGGATTGGCAGCCATGCTTCAGTCTGTGCTGATTTATTTCATTGATATGAAGGAAAAGAAGAACTGGTGTCGTTTCTTTGAAATATTCGGTGTTAACCCTTTGTTTCTCTACGTACTCAGCGAGGTAGCGGCTATTGTCATTGGCGCCACCGGAAGTAAGCCGGTTATTTACGAAGGGGTACATTTTCTGATAATCGATCCTTATCTGGCATCTGCCGTTTACGCCCTTGCCTTTACCCTGCTGATGGGAGCGTGCGGCTATCCATTGTATAAAAAGAAAATCTATATAAAAATATAA